The genomic DNA CCATCATGAGGCCTCCGAGCAGGAAGACCCCGCCGATGACGAGGGCGAGCTTCATCCTCTTGTTGGCCGCCAGCTTCGCAGCCACCAAGGCTCCGACCAGCGTGCCCAGCGCATGCGCAAGCCACGGCGCCAGGAAGTTCACCGGCTCCAGCCGCTTCAGGTTCTCAGCGAACCGCTCCATGTCCGACATGTCGACCCCGTCCGGAGCCGGAATCACCGTCGGCCCCAGCGTGATGATCGCCATGTTGACGATGCTCCCGAGCAAGAGGCCTGCGACGACTGCCAGGATGTTTTTGAGCAGTGGGGACATCTTGTGGCTCCTTGGGTTGGGTTTGTTCGACCGAAGATCCCGTCAGCCCTGGGTGTGGCAGGGTCGGCTGCGCTTCCCGAATCGACCCTCAGCCGCTTTGTCTATCGCCGGGTTGCGAGGCCGCTTCCGCTTGCAGGAAGCGAGTGCGACGCTTGCGCGTCCGGCTGTTGCGAAGATTGGTGGGATCTTCTCACAGTCGTCTGTTTTATCCTTCGGTTCATGAAGACAACCATCTCCATTCCCGATCCCGTCTTCGAAGCCGCAGACGAGCTTGCGGAGCGGCTCGGGATGAGCCGAAGCGCTCTCTATGCGAGGGCGGTTTCGGAGTTCCTCGAACGGCACCGGTCCGACGCAGTGACCGCCCAGCTCAACGACGTCTACTCCTCCCAGTCGTCCGAGCTGGATCCGGTGCTCACTGGCATGCAGCTCTCTTCCCTTCGCGATACCGAGTGGTAGTTCCCCAGCGAGGTGAGGTCTGGTGGGCGTCCGTCCGCCCACGCGCGGGTAGGAACCCTGCTACCGCCGACCGCTTCTGGTCGTTCAGAGCAACTCTTTCAACGCTGCCGCCATCCAGGCCGTGGTAATAGCCGGCATCACCAGCAACCTCGCTCTCGCCCAGGTTCCCGGCAACGTGCGCCTTTCCAAGTCCTCCGTAGGGCTCAATCGGGCCTGCGTGGTCGACGTTTTTCAGCTGCTGACTCTGGACCGGTTGCTGCTCGACGAGTGGGTGGCGCTTTCGGTGCGCGTCATATGAATGCGGTGGCGGAAGGGTTGCGGTTGGTCTTGGCGTTGTGCAGAGGGGGGGAGGGTTCTTGGCGCCTTCGGCGGCTTCGGCCACGTCCCCAAAACACTCAGCGAGGCCTACTGCCACCTCGGCATCGGCCCCTGTCGGTTGTTCGAACGGCGCCCTCGTTCCTAAAGCTGCCTGGCGCTGCTACTCCCAAGACACCCCTACCTCCAACGCGCTGTGCCCCGAGCATGTGAATCGCGTGATGGGTAGAGGGTACGACATCGATGCTCGGGTGGAGGGGAAAGGGGTAGGCTAGTAATTGCCGACTGGGCCAGAGTCCAATATTGATTCGTCTCGGAGATCTGGAGAGCTGGTTGCCACCTCAAGACTCAAGGCTACAAGTCGCAGGTTTGTTTTTGACGAGCTGGGCTCTTCGCAGGAGTGGAGCCGAACTGGCTGCGCAGGATGGTAGTCACCCAACGCGACCTCAAGATCGCGTCCTTTGCGCTGGGCTTAGTGGGCACTCTTGCCTGCCATCGACTGGCGTCCCCTGTTTCGAAACCATCGATGAAAATCGGGCCCAGCAGAAAAGGAACTTCAACGTCGACTCCATAGTCGGCGTTGGCGCAGCTACTTGTGTTCTCGCAGGCAAAGCTGATCCAACCAAGGTTCTCTGACCACGCAA from Acidobacteriota bacterium includes the following:
- a CDS encoding type II toxin-antitoxin system PemK/MazF family toxin, with protein sequence MVVQSNSFNAAAIQAVVIAGITSNLALAQVPGNVRLSKSSVGLNRACVVDVFQLLTLDRLLLDEWVALSVRVI